One genomic region from Deltaproteobacteria bacterium encodes:
- a CDS encoding 4Fe-4S binding protein, translating to MKEFRVDFDKCTGCRHCETACSLQHIEDSVNPNLSRIRVYVDMEKDIHIPILAGPYTDAK from the coding sequence ATGAAGGAGTTTAGGGTAGATTTTGATAAATGTACTGGATGTCGACACTGCGAAACCGCTTGTTCCCTCCAACATATTGAGGACAGTGTCAATCCCAATCTTTCACGGATAAGGGTCTATGTTGATATGGAAAAGGATATCCACATACCTATTTTGGCAGGTCCTTACACTGATGCAAAGT